The Amycolatopsis mongoliensis genome includes a window with the following:
- a CDS encoding erythromycin esterase family protein, which produces MIRLPLRAHAVSLTHIDPAAPLDDLEPLRDIIGDARVVAIGEHSHFIDEFALMRRRVLRFLVERCGFTVLAFEYGFSEGFPLDVWAQGEGEDDDLPALLAEAVPIGLDEPLRWIRQHNRTASRRVRFAGIDVPAAGGSLLSALAPVADYLRRIDPETLPAVQAATRIVEPIAGGSAAVAAPRWARLATAEQDALSAILARLLIRFRALEPLYVARGGRHDYDVAVRHLEGACHGDYTFRAMADLFAGRGLTADTSARDSFMAGSVGWHLDRCAPGTRIVLVAHNAHIQKTPIAFDGHLTGFPMGHYLHRTLDDEYFALGLTSSTGHTAEMRRDEDTRFGFVLDDTALEPPEPGSVEAAFADAGLGLSIADLRPARRETPAGAGPDRIRMQSGYLHTPVLDAFDGILHTPISTPRDIHL; this is translated from the coding sequence ATGATCCGGCTTCCGCTTCGCGCCCACGCCGTCTCACTCACCCACATCGACCCGGCCGCGCCGCTGGACGACCTGGAGCCGCTGCGCGACATCATCGGCGACGCGCGCGTCGTCGCGATCGGCGAGCACTCCCACTTCATCGACGAGTTCGCGCTCATGCGCCGGCGTGTCCTGCGATTCCTGGTCGAACGCTGCGGTTTCACCGTGCTGGCCTTCGAATACGGCTTCAGTGAAGGCTTTCCGCTCGACGTGTGGGCGCAGGGAGAGGGCGAAGACGACGACCTGCCCGCTCTCCTGGCCGAGGCGGTCCCCATCGGGCTCGACGAGCCCCTGCGCTGGATCCGGCAGCACAACCGCACGGCTTCCCGGCGGGTGCGGTTCGCCGGCATCGACGTCCCGGCGGCCGGCGGGTCGCTGCTCAGCGCCCTGGCCCCGGTCGCCGACTACCTGCGCCGGATCGATCCCGAGACCCTGCCCGCGGTCCAGGCGGCCACGCGGATCGTCGAGCCGATCGCCGGTGGCTCCGCGGCCGTGGCCGCGCCCCGGTGGGCGCGGCTGGCGACCGCCGAGCAAGACGCCCTCAGCGCGATCCTGGCGCGCCTGCTCATCCGGTTCCGCGCCCTCGAACCGCTCTACGTGGCCCGCGGCGGCCGGCACGACTACGACGTCGCCGTGCGCCACCTCGAAGGCGCCTGCCACGGCGACTACACCTTCCGAGCCATGGCCGACCTGTTCGCCGGGCGCGGCCTGACCGCGGACACGTCGGCCCGCGACAGCTTCATGGCCGGGTCGGTCGGGTGGCACCTGGACCGGTGCGCACCCGGGACACGCATCGTGCTGGTGGCCCACAACGCGCACATCCAGAAGACGCCGATCGCCTTCGACGGCCACCTCACGGGATTCCCGATGGGGCACTACCTGCACCGGACTCTCGACGACGAGTACTTCGCGCTCGGCCTGACGAGCTCCACCGGCCACACGGCGGAGATGCGCCGCGACGAGGACACCCGCTTCGGTTTCGTCCTCGACGACACCGCGCTCGAACCACCCGAACCCGGAAGCGTCGAAGCCGCCTTCGCCGACGCCGGCCTCGGGCTGAGCATCGCCGACCTCCGCCCGGCCCGCCGCGAGACCCCGGCCGGCGCCGGCCCGGACCGCATCCGGATGCAGAGCGGATACCTGCACACCCCCGTCCTCGACGCGTTCGACGGGATCCTCCACACACCGATCTCCACCCCCCGCGACATCCACCTCTGA
- a CDS encoding CatB-related O-acetyltransferase, with protein MPEQPRVVLLKPLVTSPLIEVGEFSYYDDPDDPTAFEVRNVLYHYGPEKLVIGKFCALGEGVRFIMNGANHRMDGPSTFPFPIMGGDWAPHFDLVTGLPGRGDTVLGNDVWLGYRSMVMPGVHIGHGAVVAAGAVVVDDVPAYGIVGGNPAKLIRRRYSDADVDRLLAVAWWDWPLQHITDHVRAIMSGGVDDLENAASALR; from the coding sequence ATGCCCGAGCAGCCGCGGGTGGTGTTGCTGAAACCACTGGTCACTTCGCCGCTGATCGAGGTCGGCGAGTTCTCCTACTACGACGATCCGGACGACCCGACCGCGTTCGAGGTCCGCAACGTGCTCTACCACTACGGTCCCGAGAAGCTGGTGATCGGCAAGTTCTGCGCGCTGGGCGAGGGCGTGCGATTCATCATGAACGGTGCGAACCACCGCATGGACGGACCGTCGACGTTCCCCTTCCCGATCATGGGCGGCGACTGGGCACCGCACTTCGACCTCGTCACCGGCCTGCCCGGCCGCGGCGACACCGTGCTGGGCAACGACGTCTGGCTCGGCTACCGGTCGATGGTCATGCCCGGCGTCCACATCGGACACGGCGCGGTCGTCGCGGCGGGGGCCGTCGTGGTGGACGACGTGCCGGCGTACGGCATCGTCGGCGGCAACCCGGCCAAGCTGATCCGCCGCCGGTACAGTGACGCCGACGTCGACCGGCTCCTGGCCGTCGCATGGTGGGACTGGCCGCTGCAGCACATCACCGACCATGTCCGCGCGATCATGTCCGGAGGGGTCGACGACCTCGAGAACGCGGCCTCCGCACTCCGATGA
- a CDS encoding TetR/AcrR family transcriptional regulator → MTDRRATRADSRAETIMRSTLELAREAGYAKLSVEAVAARAGVGKHTVYRRWPSKGVLFLDSLLSLHEPALEYADTGDITADLRRQIHAAVDLLGAPPWGPLYRALIGEAQHDPAVAAGLNERFIRPQAEKTVARIKAAQRRGQLAADLDLDLMMAILSGPLYFTLLITQEPLTHDYVDRVLHALFAGLAPRP, encoded by the coding sequence ATGACCGATCGCCGTGCCACCCGTGCCGACAGCCGGGCCGAGACGATCATGCGGTCGACGCTGGAGCTCGCTCGAGAGGCCGGCTACGCCAAGTTGAGCGTCGAGGCGGTCGCGGCCCGCGCCGGTGTCGGCAAGCACACGGTCTACCGCCGCTGGCCCTCGAAAGGCGTGTTGTTCCTGGATTCGCTGCTGTCGCTGCACGAGCCCGCACTCGAGTACGCCGACACGGGCGACATCACGGCCGATCTGCGCCGGCAGATCCACGCGGCGGTCGACCTGCTGGGCGCCCCGCCGTGGGGTCCGCTCTACCGGGCCCTGATCGGCGAGGCCCAGCACGATCCCGCGGTGGCCGCCGGCCTCAACGAACGCTTCATCCGTCCGCAGGCCGAGAAGACCGTCGCCCGGATCAAGGCGGCCCAGCGGCGTGGGCAGCTCGCGGCCGATCTCGATCTCGACCTGATGATGGCGATCCTGTCCGGCCCGCTCTACTTCACGTTGCTGATCACCCAGGAACCCCTCACGCACGACTACGTCGACCGCGTGCTGCACGCCCTTTTCGCCGGCCTCGCGCCCAGGCCCTGA
- a CDS encoding TetR/AcrR family transcriptional regulator: protein MTGTETAGRRYRGRDAAQRQQERRIRLIQAGLDLFGTVGYVSVSVKQVCSHAGLTERYFYESFRDREDLLLGVYNDLVTTIRAETDQAVADAAPHVDAQLRAGLEAFIRTLTSDARMARLALIEVVGASPRLEVRRREVLHEFAALIAAVVGRLPAPESRSSRLAMTAMSLVGGVNELLVDWTLGHQNATVEELIDLCYTLFIAAYRAISDQP, encoded by the coding sequence ATGACCGGCACAGAGACCGCCGGACGGCGCTACCGCGGACGCGATGCGGCGCAACGACAGCAGGAGCGCCGCATCCGCCTCATCCAGGCGGGCCTGGACCTGTTCGGCACGGTCGGATACGTCTCAGTGTCCGTCAAGCAGGTCTGCTCGCATGCCGGACTGACCGAGCGCTACTTCTACGAATCATTCCGCGACCGCGAAGACCTTCTCCTCGGGGTCTACAACGACCTGGTCACCACGATCAGAGCCGAAACCGACCAGGCCGTAGCCGATGCCGCACCCCATGTCGACGCCCAGCTGCGCGCCGGCCTTGAGGCGTTCATCCGCACGCTGACCAGCGACGCCCGCATGGCCCGCCTGGCGCTCATCGAGGTCGTGGGCGCCAGCCCCCGCCTCGAAGTGCGCCGCCGGGAGGTCCTGCACGAATTCGCCGCGCTGATCGCCGCCGTCGTCGGACGACTCCCTGCCCCGGAATCCCGCTCCAGCCGGCTCGCCATGACCGCGATGAGCCTGGTCGGCGGGGTCAACGAACTCCTCGTGGACTGGACGCTCGGCCACCAGAACGCCACCGTCGAAGAACTGATCGACCTGTGCTACACCCTGTTCATCGCGGCCTACCGAGCCATCAGCGACCAGCCCTGA